From Micromonospora echinospora, one genomic window encodes:
- a CDS encoding carbohydrate ABC transporter permease yields MSVNTTPAGAEVAAEKTGRHAAGPGRPGRRGRAALSENKKAERKLGWLLCAPAALVMVAVTAYPILYSVWLSLQRFDLRFPDEREFVGLENYATVLTNEFWWTAFGVTMLITVVTVAIELVLGMGLAILMHRTLVGRGIVRTSALIPYGIVTVVAAFSWRYAWTPGTGYLANLFGEGAPLTERASSLAIIMLAEIWKTTPFMALLLMAGLALVPEDLLKAASTDGATAWQRFTKVMLPVMKPAILVALLFRTLDAFRVFDNIYVLTAGGNETSSVSMLTYNNLMRGLNLGIGSTMSVLIFLTVAVIAFVFVKLFGTAAPGSDEGERR; encoded by the coding sequence GTGAGCGTCAACACCACGCCGGCCGGCGCGGAGGTGGCCGCCGAGAAGACCGGTCGACACGCGGCCGGTCCCGGCCGGCCCGGGCGTCGGGGCAGGGCGGCGCTGAGCGAGAACAAGAAGGCCGAACGGAAGCTCGGCTGGCTGCTGTGCGCGCCGGCCGCGCTGGTCATGGTCGCGGTGACCGCGTACCCGATCCTCTACTCGGTCTGGCTGTCGTTGCAGCGCTTCGACCTGCGGTTCCCCGACGAGCGGGAGTTCGTGGGGCTGGAGAACTACGCCACCGTGCTGACCAACGAGTTCTGGTGGACGGCGTTCGGGGTGACCATGCTGATCACGGTGGTCACCGTGGCGATCGAACTGGTGCTCGGTATGGGTCTGGCGATCCTGATGCACCGGACGCTGGTCGGCCGGGGCATCGTCCGGACCTCCGCGCTGATCCCGTACGGGATCGTCACGGTGGTGGCCGCGTTCTCCTGGCGGTACGCCTGGACGCCGGGCACCGGCTACCTGGCGAACCTGTTCGGTGAGGGCGCGCCGCTGACCGAGCGGGCCAGCTCGCTGGCGATCATCATGCTCGCCGAGATCTGGAAGACCACGCCGTTCATGGCGCTGCTGCTGATGGCCGGGCTGGCGCTGGTGCCGGAGGACCTGCTCAAGGCGGCCTCCACCGACGGCGCGACCGCCTGGCAGCGGTTCACCAAGGTGATGCTGCCGGTGATGAAGCCGGCGATCCTGGTCGCCCTGCTGTTCCGCACGCTGGACGCGTTCCGGGTCTTCGACAACATCTACGTGCTCACCGCGGGCGGCAACGAGACCTCGTCGGTGTCGATGCTGACCTACAACAACCTGATGCGGGGGCTGAACCTCGGCATCGGGTCGACGATGTCGGTGCTGATCTTCCTCACCGTGGCGGTCATCGCCTTCGTCTTCGTGAAGCTGTTCGGTACCGCTGCCCCCGGCAGCGACGAGGGGGAGAGGCGCTGA
- a CDS encoding ABC transporter substrate-binding protein, which yields MSEPDGAGVRRRSRARAVAVATALTLLAPTAACSSGGDGGPPTINLYYPPEQNLQKVVDDCNAQAQGRYRIAYQVLPRQADEQRVQMVRRLAAQDSGMDVLGLDVTWTQEFASADWIREWTGEDRTEVEQGTLEGPLATARYEDKLFAAPKNTNVQLLWYRADLVPQPPKTWDEMIEQAQALKDQGKPYQVLTMGAQYEGLVVLYNTMVASAGGEIVSSDGKKAVMDDGAVRALEQLKRLATSGVVSPSFSNATEDPVRLEFQSGNGAFQVNWPFVYPALQEADPELAKQVKWARYPGVDAATPSRATIGGINMAVSAYSKYPEESFDAAKCIRNEQNQKFSAVNDGVPPTIEAVYDDPEMAEAYPMKETILEELKEPSTRPLTPAYQSISTVMSAILSPPSGIDPERTADELRGAVSDALESKGVLP from the coding sequence ATGAGCGAGCCTGACGGTGCCGGCGTCCGGCGCCGGTCACGGGCCCGCGCGGTGGCGGTGGCCACCGCGTTGACGCTGCTGGCGCCGACCGCCGCGTGCAGTTCCGGTGGGGACGGCGGACCGCCGACGATCAACCTGTACTACCCGCCGGAGCAGAACCTGCAGAAGGTGGTCGACGACTGCAACGCGCAGGCGCAGGGGCGGTACCGGATCGCCTACCAGGTGCTGCCCCGGCAGGCCGACGAGCAGCGGGTACAGATGGTCCGGCGGCTCGCCGCGCAGGACAGCGGCATGGACGTGCTCGGTCTCGACGTGACCTGGACCCAGGAGTTCGCCAGCGCGGACTGGATCCGGGAGTGGACCGGCGAGGACCGGACCGAGGTCGAGCAGGGCACCCTGGAGGGCCCGTTGGCCACGGCCCGCTACGAGGACAAGCTCTTCGCCGCGCCGAAGAACACCAACGTGCAACTGCTGTGGTACCGCGCCGACCTGGTGCCGCAGCCGCCGAAGACCTGGGACGAGATGATCGAGCAGGCCCAGGCGCTGAAGGACCAGGGCAAGCCGTACCAGGTGCTCACCATGGGCGCGCAGTACGAGGGCCTGGTCGTCCTCTACAACACCATGGTCGCCAGCGCGGGCGGCGAGATCGTCAGCTCCGACGGCAAGAAGGCCGTGATGGACGACGGCGCGGTGCGCGCCCTGGAGCAGCTCAAGCGGCTCGCGACCTCCGGGGTGGTCTCCCCGTCGTTCAGCAACGCCACCGAGGACCCGGTCCGGTTGGAGTTCCAGTCCGGCAACGGCGCCTTCCAGGTCAACTGGCCCTTCGTCTACCCGGCGTTGCAGGAGGCCGACCCGGAGCTGGCCAAGCAGGTCAAGTGGGCCCGGTACCCGGGTGTCGACGCGGCCACGCCGAGCCGGGCCACCATCGGCGGGATCAACATGGCGGTCAGCGCCTACTCGAAGTACCCGGAGGAGTCCTTCGACGCGGCGAAGTGCATCCGCAACGAGCAGAACCAGAAGTTCTCCGCCGTCAACGACGGGGTGCCGCCGACCATCGAGGCGGTCTACGACGACCCGGAGATGGCCGAGGCGTACCCGATGAAGGAGACGATCCTGGAGGAGCTCAAGGAGCCGTCGACCCGGCCCCTCACCCCGGCGTACCAGAGCATCTCCACGGTCATGTCGGCGATCCTCTCCCCGCCGTCGGGCATCGACCCCGAGCGGACGGCGGACGAGTTGCGCGGGGCGGTCTCCGACGCCCTGGAGTCGAAGGGGGTCCTGCCGTGA